A genome region from Tolypothrix sp. PCC 7712 includes the following:
- a CDS encoding FHA domain-containing protein: MPANRCPNPNCEYFNRALPNNAKVCPWCSTPLANLITPTPSRPTAPPPPPPPPPPPPPLPVQPVVNPPNYQPVVNYPKDDQQRVNPPVSAVQPVYTPPPPGLPIIKLIHTTGREFQWSGEVGFIGRRSQSMTLPPEIDLTGLPHEGIISRRHARIYWDWQQNTYMIVDMSTNGIYLNNKLLNPGMQYSLRNENLLQFGQDNLVRFTVYIMF; the protein is encoded by the coding sequence ATGCCTGCAAATCGGTGCCCTAACCCAAATTGCGAATATTTTAACCGCGCCTTGCCCAACAATGCGAAAGTTTGTCCTTGGTGTTCTACTCCTTTGGCTAATTTAATTACCCCTACACCAAGTAGACCTACTGCACCGCCACCGCCGCCGCCGCCACCCCCACCACCGCCACCGCTACCCGTACAACCTGTAGTTAATCCACCTAACTATCAACCCGTTGTTAATTATCCCAAGGATGATCAACAACGGGTTAATCCCCCTGTCTCAGCAGTACAACCTGTCTATACCCCACCGCCACCCGGATTACCTATTATCAAACTGATTCATACTACAGGTAGAGAGTTTCAATGGTCTGGAGAAGTCGGTTTTATTGGTCGCCGCAGTCAAAGCATGACCCTTCCACCAGAAATTGACTTAACTGGTTTGCCTCATGAAGGTATAATTTCTCGTCGTCATGCACGCATTTATTGGGACTGGCAGCAAAATACCTACATGATTGTTGATATGAGTACAAATGGTATTTATTTAAATAACAAGCTCTTAAATCCGGGTATGCAATATAGTCTACGCAATGAAAATTTATTGCAGTTTGGACAGGATAATCTCGTGCGATTTACAGTTTATATTATGTTTTAA
- a CDS encoding PAS domain S-box protein, producing the protein MSYDKNFCLTSHVIINTLLEDEQHQDNMQEMSLYPEFLLQILHGISDPVFVKDSQHHWVFLNNAYCRLIGFHESELIGKSEYDIFPKKQADRLYEKDEFIFNTGIVQETEECLTNSDGLTRFFLIKKSRVEDEYGNHFLVGIIRDISKEKLQSAKVCSSKQVLEQVINNIPLATYWKDFNSVYLGCNQQFAEIMGKDCPNQIIGKTDYELMQQQDNVNLFWESDFQVIESQKPEYGIVQCYIKADGKQLWLETNKITLKDEQNNFIGILVTCQDITARKEAELALAEKVSLAAFHVAVNTAITQSSTLKECLKGCTDAIVKHLNAAFARVWTLNAQENVLELQASSGMYTHIDGPHRRVPVGMFKIGLIAEERQPHLTNAVLEDPRVGDKEWAKREGMVAFAGYPLILDGNLVGVIAMFARHPLTELTLDALKLSANEIALGIKRLQAEEALQTSEGKYRHLVETSQDMIWSVDDKGYFIFVNQAVQTIYGYEPEEMIGRHYSEFEPPEQIHQGLNIVPQTLSEESVFHYEAVVLAKDGRRLNLLCNACLLRDEIGNIIGTTGTATNITQHKQAEQALLRSHAILQAQQEASIDGILIIDENRLVASYNQNFADLWQIPPEVLETGDDRQLLQWVLEQLKNPTEFLTKVEYLYQHLEEYSRDEILLKSGRIFDRYSAPVRSLAGNCYGRIWYFRDITERKQAEAALLNSEARLRQQAQQLQAALRELQQTQTQLVQSEKMSSLGQLVAGVAHEINNPVNFIYGNLNHANTYSKDLLTLLELYQKYYPQPVPEIADFVELIELDFLRSDFPQILKSMEIGANRIREIVLSLRTFSRLDEAEMKAVNIHQGIDSTLMILQSRLKGNNQVPKITVIKEYGNLPLVECYSGQLNQVLMNILVNAIDVLEDAVINNQLSTAELLSIKNPQIYIQTEFLDNHQVKIIIADNGAGIPDNIKQRIFDPFFTTKPVGKGTGMGLAISYQIITKKHGGSLECTSQPGQGTKFVITIPLTQKSKVVI; encoded by the coding sequence ATGTCATACGACAAAAATTTTTGTCTAACTAGTCATGTGATTATTAACACATTATTAGAAGATGAGCAACATCAAGATAATATGCAAGAAATGAGTTTATATCCAGAGTTTCTACTTCAGATACTTCATGGTATATCCGATCCAGTATTTGTTAAAGACAGCCAACATCACTGGGTATTCCTTAATAATGCCTATTGTCGTTTGATTGGATTTCATGAATCAGAATTAATTGGTAAGTCAGAATATGACATCTTTCCTAAAAAACAAGCAGATAGGCTGTATGAGAAAGATGAATTTATATTTAATACTGGCATAGTTCAGGAAACAGAGGAATGTTTGACCAATTCTGATGGCTTAACTCGTTTTTTCTTAATTAAAAAATCTCGAGTTGAAGATGAATATGGTAATCATTTTTTAGTAGGTATTATTCGTGATATTAGCAAAGAAAAATTGCAATCAGCAAAAGTTTGCTCATCAAAACAAGTATTAGAACAAGTAATAAATAATATCCCTCTCGCAACTTATTGGAAAGATTTTAATTCTGTTTATTTAGGTTGCAATCAACAATTTGCGGAAATTATGGGTAAAGATTGCCCAAATCAGATTATTGGCAAAACTGATTATGAACTAATGCAACAGCAAGACAATGTCAACTTATTTTGGGAGTCAGATTTCCAAGTTATAGAATCCCAAAAACCAGAGTATGGTATTGTCCAATGCTATATAAAAGCAGATGGTAAACAACTATGGTTAGAAACTAATAAAATTACCTTAAAAGATGAACAAAACAATTTCATTGGCATTTTAGTTACTTGTCAAGATATTACTGCGCGTAAAGAAGCAGAATTAGCACTTGCAGAAAAAGTATCCTTAGCTGCATTTCATGTAGCAGTTAATACTGCTATTACTCAAAGCTCTACACTTAAGGAATGTTTGAAAGGTTGTACTGATGCTATAGTCAAACATTTGAATGCTGCTTTTGCTCGCGTCTGGACGTTGAATGCTCAAGAAAACGTACTGGAACTACAAGCTAGTTCGGGAATGTATACCCATATAGATGGGCCCCACAGGCGTGTTCCTGTAGGGATGTTTAAAATTGGATTAATTGCTGAAGAACGTCAACCTCACTTAACTAATGCAGTGTTAGAAGATCCGCGTGTGGGGGATAAAGAGTGGGCAAAGCGTGAAGGTATGGTGGCTTTTGCGGGATATCCTTTAATCTTGGACGGGAATTTAGTCGGTGTAATTGCCATGTTTGCCCGTCATCCCCTAACAGAATTAACCTTGGATGCTTTGAAATTAAGCGCTAATGAGATTGCTTTAGGTATCAAGCGCCTGCAAGCTGAGGAAGCTTTACAAACAAGTGAGGGTAAGTATCGTCATTTAGTGGAAACTTCCCAAGACATGATTTGGTCAGTGGATGACAAAGGATACTTTATCTTTGTCAACCAGGCCGTGCAAACTATCTATGGTTATGAACCAGAAGAAATGATTGGTCGTCACTATAGCGAGTTTGAGCCACCAGAACAAATTCATCAAGGCCTCAATATTGTGCCTCAAACACTAAGCGAAGAGTCAGTTTTCCACTATGAAGCTGTTGTTCTGGCTAAAGATGGTAGGCGGTTAAATTTGTTGTGTAATGCTTGCTTATTGCGAGATGAAATTGGGAATATTATCGGTACCACTGGCACAGCTACTAACATTACGCAACATAAGCAAGCAGAACAAGCCTTACTCCGCAGTCATGCTATATTGCAAGCACAACAAGAAGCTTCCATTGATGGCATTTTGATTATTGATGAGAATCGCTTAGTAGCATCATATAATCAAAATTTTGCTGACTTATGGCAAATTCCGCCAGAAGTACTAGAAACAGGTGACGATCGCCAACTTCTACAATGGGTACTAGAGCAACTAAAGAATCCCACAGAATTTTTAACCAAAGTTGAGTATCTCTATCAGCATCTCGAAGAATACAGCCGTGATGAAATTTTACTCAAATCGGGACGGATTTTTGATCGCTATTCCGCACCAGTGCGATCGCTTGCTGGTAACTGTTACGGTAGAATTTGGTATTTCCGCGACATTACCGAACGCAAGCAAGCTGAAGCAGCACTGCTAAATTCAGAAGCACGACTACGACAACAAGCACAACAACTCCAAGCTGCATTGCGGGAACTACAACAAACCCAAACCCAGTTAGTTCAAAGTGAAAAAATGTCTAGCTTAGGACAATTAGTTGCAGGTGTCGCCCACGAAATTAACAATCCGGTAAATTTTATCTATGGAAATCTCAACCATGCCAATACATATAGTAAAGATTTACTAACGCTATTGGAACTCTATCAAAAATACTATCCCCAACCTGTGCCAGAAATTGCAGATTTTGTGGAACTGATCGAACTGGATTTTCTCAGGTCAGATTTTCCCCAAATACTTAAATCTATGGAAATTGGCGCTAACCGCATTCGGGAAATTGTACTTTCGCTGCGAACTTTCTCGCGTTTGGATGAAGCTGAGATGAAAGCAGTTAATATCCATCAGGGAATAGATAGTACGCTGATGATTCTGCAAAGCCGCCTCAAGGGTAACAATCAAGTACCAAAAATCACTGTGATCAAAGAATACGGCAACCTGCCCTTAGTTGAATGTTACTCTGGGCAGCTAAACCAAGTATTAATGAATATTTTAGTGAATGCGATCGATGTATTAGAAGATGCCGTTATCAATAATCAGTTGTCAACGGCAGAATTATTATCTATCAAAAATCCCCAAATTTATATCCAAACCGAATTTCTAGACAATCATCAAGTAAAAATTATTATTGCCGATAATGGTGCAGGAATTCCAGATAATATTAAACAGCGAATATTTGACCCTTTCTTCACCACTAAACCTGTTGGTAAAGGTACAGGTATGGGACTTGCTATTAGCTATCAAATTATTACCAAAAAACATGGTGGTTCTTTGGAATGTACTTCACAGCCTGGACAAGGCACTAAATTTGTAATTACAATTCCTTTAACTCAAAAGTCTAAAGTTGTAATTTAA
- a CDS encoding response regulator transcription factor has product MIRLLLVDDQSLVRQGLKAMLSLESDLEIVGMAENGEEAIAQVEKLQPDIVLMDVRMPVMNGATATRIICEKFPQVKVLVLSTYDDDHDVNEAIRSGAKGYLLKDMPSEELVNAIRSVHRGYAQLAPGLLERVIMQKQAQPTPPQPIHPALSSLTPRELDVAKLVAVGATNQEIAQQLFISESTVKTHINSIFNRLNIKNRAQLAIYANSVCSPGL; this is encoded by the coding sequence ATGATTCGCTTATTACTTGTAGATGACCAAAGTTTAGTTCGCCAAGGTCTGAAAGCAATGCTGAGTTTAGAATCAGACTTAGAAATTGTGGGTATGGCAGAAAATGGAGAAGAGGCAATTGCACAAGTTGAAAAATTACAGCCAGATATCGTATTAATGGATGTGCGAATGCCAGTGATGAATGGTGCTACTGCTACCCGCATCATCTGCGAAAAATTTCCTCAAGTTAAAGTTTTAGTTTTAAGCACTTACGATGATGACCATGATGTGAATGAAGCCATTCGCTCTGGTGCAAAAGGTTATCTTTTAAAAGATATGCCTTCAGAAGAACTTGTTAACGCGATTCGCAGCGTTCATCGCGGATATGCACAACTCGCACCTGGGCTGTTAGAACGAGTAATTATGCAAAAACAAGCCCAACCAACGCCACCTCAACCTATTCACCCAGCATTATCTTCATTAACACCCAGAGAATTAGATGTAGCAAAGTTAGTTGCAGTTGGTGCAACGAATCAAGAAATTGCTCAACAGCTATTTATTTCAGAAAGTACAGTTAAAACCCATATCAATAGCATTTTTAACCGTCTAAACATTAAAAATCGCGCCCAACTCGCGATTTATGCCAATTCTGTTTGTTCACCTGGCTTATAA
- the ligA gene encoding NAD-dependent DNA ligase LigA gives MIQSQPETKRVEELRRLLQQASYAYYVLDAPIMEDAVYDQLYRELQQLEIQYPELITPDSPTQRVGERPATQFTSVRHNIPLYSLENAFNIDELQSWDQRWRRQAPKIAAAEYVSELKIDGSAIALTYQNGILTRGATRGDGVMGEDITQNVRTIRSIPLRLNFEGLEILEKVEVRGEAFLPLDVFKQINEERQKAGEQLFANPRNAAAGTLRQLDSKIVARRRLDFFAYTLHIPGRDDASIANTQWEALELLQKMGFRVNPNHKLCPSLAEVAEYYNYWDTERLNLPYMTDGVVVKLNSFKLQEQLGFTQKFPRWAVALKYAAEEAPTRVENIAVNVGRTGALTPLAEMRPVQLAGTTVSRATLHNSDRIAQLDIRIGDTVIVRKAGEIIPEVVRVLTELRPPNTQPFIMPSNCPVCGQPVVRELGEAVTRCVNASCAAILKGAIEHWVSRDALDIKGMGEKLVHQLVDKGLVHSVADLYDLTEEKLYVLERMGQKSAQKLIDAIAQSKNQPWSRVLYGLGIRHVGSVNAQLLTEKFSDVEKITQARQSDIAGIYGIGVEIAESVHQWFQIHANQTLISRLQAAGLQLANSAETSTITDSNPQFTDKTFVVTGTLPTLKRDEAKALIQKAGGKVTDSVSKKTDYLVVGEDAGSKLAKAEALGITQLTEAQLLQMLES, from the coding sequence ATGATACAGAGTCAGCCAGAAACCAAGCGTGTAGAAGAACTACGCCGATTGTTGCAGCAAGCTAGTTATGCTTATTACGTTTTAGATGCACCCATTATGGAGGATGCAGTCTATGACCAGCTATATCGGGAATTGCAACAATTAGAAATCCAGTATCCAGAGTTAATTACACCCGATAGTCCTACTCAGCGCGTGGGTGAAAGACCTGCAACACAGTTTACTTCGGTGCGGCACAATATCCCGCTGTACAGTCTGGAGAATGCTTTTAATATTGATGAATTGCAATCATGGGATCAGCGTTGGCGGCGACAAGCGCCAAAAATTGCAGCCGCAGAATATGTCTCGGAACTGAAAATTGATGGTTCTGCGATCGCACTTACCTATCAAAATGGTATCCTCACCAGAGGCGCAACTCGTGGTGATGGAGTAATGGGGGAAGATATCACCCAAAATGTGCGGACAATTCGCTCAATTCCCTTGCGCTTAAATTTTGAAGGCTTAGAAATTTTAGAAAAGGTAGAAGTCAGGGGTGAGGCGTTTTTACCCTTAGATGTATTTAAACAAATCAACGAAGAACGGCAAAAAGCCGGCGAACAGTTATTTGCTAATCCCCGCAATGCCGCAGCTGGTACACTCAGACAATTAGACTCCAAAATTGTTGCCCGCAGGCGTTTAGATTTCTTTGCTTACACCCTGCATATTCCTGGCAGAGATGATGCTAGTATTGCCAATACTCAATGGGAAGCTTTGGAATTACTACAAAAGATGGGCTTCCGGGTTAACCCCAACCATAAGCTATGCCCTTCTTTAGCGGAAGTTGCTGAATACTATAACTATTGGGATACAGAAAGGCTGAATTTACCCTACATGACTGATGGGGTAGTCGTAAAGCTCAATTCCTTTAAGCTTCAGGAACAGCTAGGATTTACGCAAAAGTTTCCCCGTTGGGCGGTGGCGTTGAAGTATGCAGCCGAAGAAGCACCTACCCGTGTAGAAAATATTGCAGTAAATGTTGGTAGAACAGGCGCTTTAACACCATTAGCAGAAATGCGCCCCGTACAATTAGCAGGAACAACAGTTTCCCGCGCTACCTTACACAATAGCGATCGCATCGCCCAATTAGACATCCGCATCGGTGATACTGTAATTGTTCGCAAAGCTGGGGAAATTATTCCAGAGGTGGTACGAGTACTCACAGAACTCCGTCCCCCAAACACCCAACCCTTTATCATGCCAAGCAATTGCCCAGTTTGCGGTCAGCCAGTGGTGCGGGAATTGGGTGAAGCCGTGACTAGGTGTGTTAATGCTTCCTGTGCCGCTATCCTCAAAGGTGCAATAGAACATTGGGTTAGCCGCGATGCTTTAGATATTAAAGGGATGGGCGAAAAGCTAGTACATCAACTCGTAGATAAGGGTTTGGTGCATTCCGTAGCCGATTTATATGACTTGACAGAAGAAAAATTATATGTATTAGAAAGGATGGGGCAGAAATCAGCGCAGAAATTAATTGATGCGATCGCCCAATCAAAAAATCAACCTTGGTCAAGGGTATTGTATGGTTTAGGCATCCGTCATGTTGGCAGTGTCAACGCTCAACTATTAACCGAGAAATTTTCTGATGTTGAGAAGATAACTCAAGCCAGACAGTCAGATATTGCCGGGATTTACGGTATTGGTGTAGAAATTGCAGAATCAGTACACCAATGGTTTCAAATTCATGCTAATCAAACTTTAATTTCTCGCCTCCAAGCAGCTGGTTTGCAATTAGCAAATTCCGCAGAAACATCAACAATTACTGATAGTAATCCCCAATTTACAGACAAGACTTTTGTAGTTACAGGGACTTTACCGACTTTAAAAAGAGATGAAGCCAAAGCTTTAATTCAAAAAGCTGGCGGTAAAGTTACAGATTCCGTGAGTAAGAAAACAGATTATTTAGTGGTAGGAGAAGATGCTGGCTCTAAATTGGCTAAAGCTGAAGCTTTAGGTATTACCCAGTTAACAGAAGCTCAGTTATTGCAGATGTTAGAGAGTTAA
- a CDS encoding response regulator, producing the protein MKLLLIEDDESLAQLLRATLIAQNYQVELAPDGQQGWDLAQSSVYDLIVLDLILPKLDGINFCKRIRLQNGNVARSPNQNTPILLLTALDSVMNKVIGLDAGADDYMVKPVDLDEFMARVRSLLRRSYITRSPLLEWGELCLNPNNCQVTYQGQPILLTAKEYAILELFLRNPDHIFSASLLIDRLWTSDEAPSDWAVRTHVKGLRNKLKKAGVGEIFETIYKLGYRLKRREQESPKEQVATSPILTPSSLTTFISDVWEEMRETYCDRLMIIQQAVTALKNGQISPELQQAAEYEAHTLIGSLGSFGLGEASRISRQIQQILTQAESISSLQIQQLVHLVSALQQEMQSAAARTHPAQTSGSKVVHGTSLLIVDDDAVLARHLATKAAMQGIVVEVATDLQQAESFLVDQLPDVILLDLNFPGAPGSGLNFLATLYNQHPNLPVLVLTAKEDFAHRLEAARLGSKLFLQKPIAANQVLRAVTQVLQQSSPIPQKLLIMEDDPQMSHLLRHILQPWGYHLTLVDSPQNFWTTLEQTDPDLLILDIELSDSTDSLSSTINGLDLCQVIRNDFRWQKLPILFLSAHTEAEIVQQCFAAGGDDFLYKSAIAAELLTRVRNRLEQR; encoded by the coding sequence GTGAAATTGTTATTGATAGAGGATGATGAAAGTCTTGCCCAATTGCTCAGAGCCACTCTCATTGCTCAGAACTACCAGGTAGAATTAGCACCAGATGGGCAACAAGGTTGGGATCTGGCGCAAAGTTCCGTTTATGACCTGATTGTACTGGATTTAATTTTACCCAAGCTTGACGGGATCAATTTCTGTAAACGCATCCGGCTACAAAATGGCAATGTTGCGCGATCGCCAAATCAAAATACGCCAATCTTGTTGTTAACTGCACTCGACAGCGTGATGAATAAAGTCATTGGGCTAGATGCTGGTGCTGATGACTATATGGTGAAACCAGTGGATCTCGATGAATTTATGGCTAGGGTGCGATCGCTGCTGCGGCGTAGTTACATTACGCGATCGCCTCTGTTGGAATGGGGTGAATTATGCCTCAATCCTAATAATTGCCAAGTCACTTATCAAGGGCAGCCTATTCTTCTCACAGCCAAAGAGTATGCCATCTTAGAACTGTTTTTAAGAAATCCAGACCATATCTTCAGTGCTAGTTTATTAATTGATCGGCTATGGACGAGTGATGAAGCTCCCAGCGACTGGGCTGTGCGAACACATGTCAAAGGCTTGCGGAATAAATTAAAAAAAGCTGGCGTAGGAGAAATTTTTGAAACGATTTATAAGTTAGGATATCGCCTCAAACGCAGAGAACAGGAAAGCCCCAAAGAACAAGTTGCAACTTCGCCAATTTTGACCCCATCATCACTCACCACATTTATTTCAGATGTGTGGGAAGAGATGCGCGAAACTTATTGCGATCGCCTCATGATTATTCAACAAGCTGTGACAGCATTGAAAAATGGTCAAATTTCCCCAGAATTGCAGCAGGCGGCAGAATATGAAGCGCACACTCTGATTGGTTCATTGGGTAGTTTTGGTTTAGGCGAAGCTTCCCGAATATCACGACAAATTCAGCAGATCCTCACGCAAGCAGAATCCATTTCTTCTTTACAAATCCAGCAACTAGTCCACTTGGTAAGTGCATTACAGCAGGAAATGCAATCAGCCGCAGCTCGAACCCATCCAGCACAGACAAGTGGCTCAAAGGTTGTTCATGGAACTAGCTTGCTGATTGTGGATGACGATGCAGTGCTGGCAAGGCATCTAGCCACGAAAGCCGCAATGCAAGGAATTGTTGTAGAAGTCGCCACAGATTTGCAGCAAGCCGAAAGTTTCTTGGTTGACCAGCTTCCAGATGTGATATTACTGGATCTCAACTTTCCTGGTGCCCCAGGTAGCGGTTTAAATTTTCTCGCCACGCTATATAATCAGCACCCTAACCTACCAGTTCTGGTTTTAACGGCAAAGGAAGATTTTGCCCATCGCTTAGAAGCAGCTAGATTAGGCAGTAAGTTATTTTTGCAGAAACCAATTGCTGCGAATCAAGTTTTAAGAGCTGTTACTCAAGTACTGCAACAGTCAAGCCCAATTCCGCAAAAACTGCTGATTATGGAAGACGATCCGCAAATGTCGCATCTTTTGCGTCATATTTTGCAGCCTTGGGGTTATCATCTGACGCTAGTTGATTCACCACAAAATTTTTGGACAACTTTGGAGCAAACAGATCCCGATTTGTTGATTTTAGATATCGAACTATCTGACTCAACTGATTCTCTATCTTCAACAATTAACGGACTTGATTTATGCCAAGTAATTCGTAATGATTTTCGCTGGCAGAAATTGCCTATTTTATTTTTATCAGCGCATACAGAGGCCGAGATTGTACAGCAATGCTTTGCTGCTGGTGGAGATGACTTTCTTTATAAATCCGCGATCGCAGCAGAACTCTTAACCCGTGTACGCAATCGACTAGAGCAGCGCTAA
- a CDS encoding histidine kinase dimerization/phosphoacceptor domain-containing protein, translating to MIPVLLLTLGCLILVCQLVNALSIYREKSQQLVLIKDKNYELINLYKGLGQSMMALNIQLQAAQKLWTVKPIEAQESLTEAYQLSGELMREVRQIVRSMDTVNTVVCLESNPSQNLPSCWSYFIQPTYEKSDILPNIRLLVSEKRQITHDQ from the coding sequence ATGATTCCTGTTCTGTTGTTGACCCTAGGGTGCTTGATACTAGTTTGCCAATTAGTAAACGCACTATCAATCTATCGAGAGAAATCTCAACAATTAGTTTTAATTAAAGATAAGAATTATGAATTAATTAATTTGTATAAAGGCTTAGGTCAGTCGATGATGGCTTTAAATATCCAACTGCAAGCAGCGCAAAAACTGTGGACAGTCAAGCCAATAGAAGCACAAGAATCGCTGACTGAAGCTTACCAATTAAGTGGAGAATTGATGCGAGAAGTCCGACAAATTGTCAGAAGCATGGATACAGTAAATACTGTAGTTTGCTTAGAGTCAAACCCAAGCCAAAATCTCCCAAGTTGTTGGAGTTACTTTATTCAACCCACCTATGAAAAATCTGATATACTGCCCAATATCAGACTTTTAGTTTCAGAAAAAAGGCAAATTACCCATGACCAATAA